Proteins encoded in a region of the Halorhabdus tiamatea SARL4B genome:
- a CDS encoding BREX protein BrxB domain-containing protein translates to MTTKRPFHDFTERLAQFADGRRGIRNPFVIVPVQPKYERRVAERLTEWATNPHRTEEFPDDGTVQVLRLDELFVETDVFELAVDLGENSQPATITETMQDRLAEELVAVIVEKIDAPAQQRHVVLLTHLGSLYPFTRASELLDELDRRNVQSTIGIPFPGDIVGGKLSFFGEESRNYYPAHQIEGRVEGVHLQ, encoded by the coding sequence ATGACGACCAAACGTCCCTTCCACGACTTCACTGAGCGGCTCGCACAGTTTGCCGACGGACGACGCGGCATCCGAAACCCGTTCGTGATCGTCCCCGTCCAGCCGAAGTACGAGCGACGGGTCGCTGAACGGCTCACCGAGTGGGCGACGAACCCGCATCGTACCGAAGAGTTCCCGGATGACGGAACCGTCCAAGTCCTCCGGCTGGACGAGCTGTTCGTCGAAACCGACGTCTTCGAACTCGCAGTCGATCTCGGTGAGAACAGCCAGCCAGCGACTATCACCGAAACGATGCAAGACCGATTAGCCGAGGAACTCGTCGCGGTTATAGTTGAGAAAATCGACGCCCCAGCCCAGCAGCGACACGTCGTTCTCCTCACGCACCTCGGGAGTCTCTACCCGTTCACGCGTGCGTCGGAACTGCTCGACGAACTCGACCGCCGCAACGTCCAGTCTACGATCGGCATTCCGTTCCCCGGAGACATCGTCGGTGGGAAACTGAGCTTCTTCGGCGAGGAATCGCGCAACTACTACCCGGCCCACCAGATCGAAGGTCGGGTTGAGGGGGTACATCTCCAATGA